Proteins encoded together in one Camelina sativa cultivar DH55 chromosome 9, Cs, whole genome shotgun sequence window:
- the LOC104710842 gene encoding uncharacterized protein LOC104710842 isoform X2, which yields MLTLDFVPPFLDKTTSLSFLISHFSISNRDDLSGQASDRRLPRPVDLSLSEVPGSLKSTSFTVSSVLVCLFDKTRYVLTGFGEVEEHVKKLEEAVGWKKIGPARSCSFVCSLQGGSWSPCSRALMFKPMQHPSLYSTCQEAV from the exons atgctAACCCTAGATTTTGTGCCTCCGTTCCTTGACAAAACAAC ATCACTCTCATTTCTCATTTCTCATTTCTCTATTTCGAATCGCGATGACTTGTCCGGCCAAGCCTCCGATCGTCGTCTTCCACGTCCCGTCGATTTGAGTCTGTCGG AGGTTCCCGGATCTTTAAAATCGACTTCGTTCACAGTCAGCTCAGTTTTGGTGTGTTTATTTGATAAAACTCGATATGTGTTAACTGGATTTGGAGAAGTTGAAGAAcatgtcaagaagcttgaagaagcaGTTGGCTGGAAGAAGATAG GACCTGCGAGGTCATGTTCTTTTGTCTGTTCGTTGCAAGGAGGCTCATGGTCACCATGCTCAAGGGCTCTCATGTTTAAACCAATGCAGCACCCTTCGTTGTATTCAACCTGTCAAGAAGCTGTATAG
- the LOC104710842 gene encoding uncharacterized protein LOC104710842 isoform X1 has product MLTLDFVPPFLDKTTSLSFLISHFSISNRDDLSGQASDRRLPRPVDLSLSEVPGSLKSTSFTVSSVLVCLFDKTRYVLTGFGEVEEHVKKLEEAVGWKKIGPARSCSFVCSLQGGSWSPCSRALMFKPMQHPSLYSTCQEAV; this is encoded by the exons atgctAACCCTAGATTTTGTGCCTCCGTTCCTTGACAAAACAACATCACTCTCATTTCTCATTTCTCATTTCTCTATTTCGAATCGCGATGACTTGTCCGGCCAAGCCTCCGATCGTCGTCTTCCACGTCCCGTCGATTTGAGTCTGTCGG AGGTTCCCGGATCTTTAAAATCGACTTCGTTCACAGTCAGCTCAGTTTTGGTGTGTTTATTTGATAAAACTCGATATGTGTTAACTGGATTTGGAGAAGTTGAAGAAcatgtcaagaagcttgaagaagcaGTTGGCTGGAAGAAGATAG GACCTGCGAGGTCATGTTCTTTTGTCTGTTCGTTGCAAGGAGGCTCATGGTCACCATGCTCAAGGGCTCTCATGTTTAAACCAATGCAGCACCCTTCGTTGTATTCAACCTGTCAAGAAGCTGTATAG